A region from the Variovorax sp. V93 genome encodes:
- a CDS encoding GlxA family transcriptional regulator gives MDLQQPQPIRVVFVLLPGSLVLDWAGPAEALRIANQRLRAAGQPERFEIEFAGPRPTSIGSVGVALANIAPLPTQWPGPAWLVLVGLPGDAIPIDNAETQELLHWLRGQRFEPGRLELVTVCAGALLAAHAGALSGRRATTHHHHLDELRAVEPRCEVVANRVFVIDPPVYSSAGVTTGIDLVLHRIADVCGEALAAQVAQAMVVAQRRGPHDPELSPFLAYRNHLHAALHRVQDAVSEQPQADWSVPRMAEVAHTSARHLTRLFVEHAGVAPLAYLRRLRLAAAQLALASGASVTRAAEISGFGSDTQLRRAWHQFGLPGSPSASALKA, from the coding sequence ATGGACCTCCAACAGCCGCAGCCCATCCGCGTAGTGTTCGTGCTGCTGCCGGGCAGCCTGGTGCTCGACTGGGCCGGCCCGGCCGAAGCGCTGCGCATCGCGAACCAGCGGCTGCGCGCGGCCGGCCAGCCCGAGCGCTTCGAGATCGAATTCGCGGGCCCGCGTCCCACCTCGATCGGATCCGTGGGCGTTGCGCTCGCCAACATCGCGCCCTTGCCGACGCAATGGCCGGGCCCGGCCTGGCTCGTGCTGGTCGGGCTGCCCGGAGACGCCATCCCGATCGACAACGCCGAAACGCAGGAGCTGCTGCACTGGCTGCGCGGCCAGCGCTTCGAACCCGGCCGGCTCGAGCTGGTCACCGTCTGCGCCGGCGCGCTGCTGGCCGCGCACGCCGGTGCGCTCTCCGGCCGGCGCGCCACCACGCACCACCATCACCTCGACGAACTGCGCGCGGTGGAGCCGCGCTGCGAGGTGGTGGCCAACCGCGTGTTCGTGATCGATCCGCCGGTGTACAGCAGCGCGGGCGTCACCACCGGCATCGACCTGGTGCTGCACCGCATCGCCGACGTGTGCGGCGAAGCACTGGCCGCCCAGGTGGCACAGGCGATGGTGGTGGCGCAGCGGCGCGGTCCGCACGATCCGGAGCTGTCGCCCTTCCTGGCCTACCGCAACCACCTGCACGCCGCACTGCACCGCGTGCAGGACGCCGTCAGCGAGCAGCCGCAGGCCGACTGGAGCGTGCCGCGGATGGCGGAAGTGGCCCACACCTCGGCACGGCACCTGACGCGGCTGTTCGTCGAGCATGCGGGCGTGGCGCCGCTGGCCTACCTGCGGCGGCTGCGGCTGGCGGCCGCGCAGCTTGCGCTGGCCTCGGGCGCGAGCGTGACGCGGGCGGCGGAAATCTCGGGCTTCGGCTCGGACACGCAGCTGCGGCGCGCCTGGCACCAGTTCGGATTGCCCGGTTCGCCTTCGGCCTCGGCGTTGAAGGCGTAG
- a CDS encoding RNA polymerase sigma factor, whose amino-acid sequence MSNGRNQEAVSRTIEAVWRIESARIIATVARMVRDVGLAEELAQDALVSALEQWPEKGVPDNPAAWLTAVAKRRALDRLRHRQLAEHKAPEIGRELDAQHEMAQADFAEAVDAAIDDDIGDDLLRLVFTACHPVLSTEARVALTLRLMGGLGTDEIARAFLVPEATVAQRIVRAKRTLLEARVPFEVPRRHELEARVASVLEVLYLIFNEGYSATAGDDWMRPALCEEAMRLGRIVAELMPDASEVHGLVALMEIQASRTAARVGASGEPVLLLEQNRARWDHMLIRRGLAALARAEALGGAFGPYALQAAIAACHGRARTAEDTDWPRIAALYDALAELSPSPIVELNRAVALSMAFGPAAGLEVVDALVGEPALRAYHLLPAVRGDLLLKLGRRDEAQKEFDRAASLTRNTRERTLLLARARACAAAQG is encoded by the coding sequence ATGAGCAATGGCAGGAACCAGGAAGCGGTCAGCCGCACCATCGAGGCGGTATGGCGCATCGAATCCGCCAGGATCATCGCCACCGTCGCGCGCATGGTGCGCGACGTGGGCCTCGCCGAGGAACTGGCGCAGGACGCGCTGGTGTCGGCCCTCGAGCAATGGCCCGAAAAAGGCGTGCCCGACAACCCCGCCGCCTGGCTCACCGCCGTGGCCAAGCGCCGCGCGCTCGACCGGCTGCGCCACCGGCAGCTGGCCGAGCACAAGGCGCCCGAGATCGGCCGCGAGCTCGACGCGCAGCACGAGATGGCCCAGGCCGACTTCGCCGAAGCCGTCGATGCGGCCATCGACGACGACATCGGCGACGACCTGCTGCGGCTGGTGTTCACCGCCTGCCATCCCGTGCTTTCGACCGAGGCGCGCGTGGCGCTCACGCTGCGCCTGATGGGCGGCCTCGGCACCGACGAGATCGCCCGTGCCTTTCTCGTGCCCGAAGCCACCGTGGCGCAGCGCATCGTGCGCGCCAAGCGCACGCTGCTCGAAGCGCGCGTGCCCTTCGAGGTGCCGCGCCGGCATGAACTCGAAGCGCGGGTCGCCTCGGTGCTCGAGGTGCTCTACCTGATCTTCAACGAAGGCTACTCGGCCACGGCCGGCGACGACTGGATGCGCCCTGCGCTGTGCGAGGAAGCCATGCGCCTGGGCCGCATCGTGGCCGAGCTGATGCCCGATGCCTCGGAAGTGCATGGCCTGGTGGCGCTGATGGAAATCCAGGCCTCGCGCACCGCCGCCCGCGTGGGCGCCTCGGGCGAGCCGGTGCTGCTGCTCGAGCAGAACCGCGCGCGCTGGGACCACATGCTGATCCGGCGCGGCCTGGCGGCACTGGCGCGTGCCGAGGCGCTCGGCGGCGCCTTCGGCCCGTATGCGCTGCAGGCGGCCATTGCCGCCTGCCATGGCCGCGCGCGCACGGCAGAAGACACCGACTGGCCGCGCATTGCTGCGTTGTACGACGCGCTGGCCGAGCTGTCGCCATCGCCCATCGTCGAATTGAACCGCGCGGTGGCGCTGTCGATGGCTTTCGGGCCGGCCGCGGGGCTCGAGGTGGTGGATGCGCTCGTGGGCGAGCCGGCGCTGCGGGCCTACCACCTGCTGCCGGCGGTGCGCGGCGACCTGTTGCTGAAGCTCGGGCGCCGCGACGAGGCGCAGAAGGAATTCGACCGCGCCGCCTCGCTCACGCGCAACACGCGCGAGCGGACCCTGCTGCTGGCGCGTGCGCGAGCCTGTGCGGCTGCGCAGGGCTGA